The Algoriphagus sanaruensis genome window below encodes:
- the ligA gene encoding NAD-dependent DNA ligase LigA, which translates to MTHAEAAKRIAQLTKEINYHNQLYYQESRTEISDFDFDRLLEELIQLETSFPDLLSPESPSQRVGGSITKEFQTVEHEYRMLSLGNTYTVEELQAFDERVIKGLGHQNFEYFCEMKFDGVAISLVYENGKLVRAVTRGDGTKGDDVTANVKTIRNIPLAIHAANVPAKFEVRGEIFLPLKEFEKINAEREQKGESLLANPRNAASGTLKMQDSSVVAKRRLNCYFYQLLGEDLGISKHDEAIHLIESWGFNVSPTYRKASTIQEVLNYIEDWREQRFTLPLDTDGVVLKINDYDQREELGFTAKNPRWAIAYKYKAESAETELLSITYQVGRTGAITPVANLAPVQLAGTTVKRASLHNANEILRLDIHERDFVFVEKGGEIIPKITGVNPVKRKIGAHPVHYIEHCPECGTGLIRKEGEAKHYCPNAQSCPPQVLGKIEHFVHKRAMDIDSLGTERIRALIDQGFISSYADIYDLENKQQDLLGLEMSQDQYEREVSGLLYIRLDKALFALTEGISYKQIQDYLTETAHLPLRDQLRGFQAQIRAWKKKVPANVGMIDYLLQNLDQHLELMKVEDYVPVAVVLEIFLGRRTSFEQILEASKKHGTVHMILLELNLDLPVEIQERIKKLKANTFQEGVISNMMEGIFKSKEQPFEKVLFALGIRNIGENTAVLLAKHFGSIDKLKDASDEQLLEINGVGETLVHSIREFFAQSENLEHIARLKAHGLKFEIEHREEQVLGNALAGKRILASGKLQNFKRDEIVGFVQAHGGQYISSVSKNLDFIIEGEEMGPSKKEKAIKLGIPLISEEDFLKMIQSN; encoded by the coding sequence ATGACACACGCTGAAGCTGCGAAACGAATTGCCCAATTGACCAAAGAAATCAATTACCACAACCAATTGTATTATCAAGAGAGCCGGACTGAAATTTCGGACTTTGACTTTGATCGTTTGCTTGAGGAATTGATTCAATTGGAGACCAGTTTTCCGGATTTGCTTTCTCCAGAAAGTCCTAGTCAGCGAGTTGGGGGTTCGATCACCAAGGAATTTCAGACAGTGGAGCATGAATACCGAATGCTATCACTTGGAAACACGTATACTGTGGAAGAACTCCAGGCTTTTGACGAGCGTGTGATCAAAGGTCTTGGCCATCAAAACTTCGAGTACTTCTGCGAAATGAAATTTGACGGTGTGGCAATCTCCTTGGTGTATGAAAACGGCAAGCTAGTCCGTGCGGTGACCCGAGGCGACGGAACCAAAGGAGACGATGTGACTGCGAATGTAAAGACAATTCGAAACATCCCTTTGGCAATCCATGCGGCGAATGTCCCTGCCAAATTTGAAGTGAGAGGGGAGATTTTTCTTCCACTCAAGGAATTTGAAAAAATCAATGCCGAACGTGAGCAAAAAGGCGAATCTCTTCTAGCTAATCCAAGAAATGCCGCCTCAGGTACACTCAAAATGCAGGACAGCAGTGTTGTCGCCAAGCGAAGACTCAACTGCTATTTTTACCAGCTTTTGGGTGAAGATCTGGGAATATCCAAACACGATGAAGCGATCCACTTGATCGAAAGCTGGGGCTTCAATGTCTCCCCTACCTATCGAAAAGCATCTACCATTCAAGAAGTCTTGAATTATATCGAGGATTGGAGAGAACAAAGATTCACCCTTCCTCTTGATACCGATGGCGTGGTCCTCAAAATCAACGATTACGATCAACGGGAAGAATTGGGATTCACAGCCAAAAATCCCAGATGGGCCATCGCATACAAATACAAGGCGGAAAGCGCCGAAACCGAGCTCCTTTCCATCACCTATCAAGTGGGCCGTACTGGTGCGATTACCCCAGTAGCTAATCTAGCTCCAGTTCAGTTGGCTGGTACAACTGTCAAAAGAGCGTCCCTTCACAACGCCAACGAAATTCTACGGCTCGATATCCATGAGCGGGATTTTGTTTTTGTGGAGAAAGGCGGGGAAATCATCCCAAAAATCACCGGAGTAAATCCAGTTAAGCGAAAAATAGGAGCACATCCTGTCCATTATATCGAACATTGTCCGGAATGTGGAACTGGACTTATCCGAAAAGAAGGGGAAGCAAAACACTATTGTCCGAATGCCCAGAGCTGCCCTCCTCAGGTCTTGGGGAAAATCGAGCATTTTGTCCATAAGCGAGCGATGGATATTGATTCATTGGGCACGGAGCGGATTCGTGCTTTGATCGATCAAGGGTTTATCAGCAGCTACGCCGATATCTACGATTTGGAAAACAAGCAGCAAGATTTGCTTGGCCTGGAAATGAGCCAAGATCAATACGAACGGGAAGTTTCTGGACTGCTATATATCCGATTGGACAAGGCTTTATTCGCCCTTACCGAGGGAATTTCATATAAGCAAATTCAGGATTATTTAACCGAAACGGCCCATCTCCCCCTCCGAGATCAGCTTCGAGGTTTTCAAGCTCAGATCAGAGCTTGGAAGAAAAAAGTTCCTGCCAATGTTGGAATGATCGACTACCTCCTTCAAAATCTAGATCAACACCTAGAGTTGATGAAGGTGGAAGACTATGTCCCAGTGGCTGTAGTCTTGGAAATTTTTCTGGGAAGGAGAACCAGCTTTGAGCAAATCCTTGAGGCGAGTAAAAAGCACGGCACGGTCCATATGATTCTCCTCGAACTCAATCTGGACCTTCCTGTAGAAATTCAGGAAAGAATCAAAAAACTCAAGGCCAACACCTTCCAAGAAGGTGTCATTTCCAACATGATGGAGGGAATTTTCAAATCCAAGGAACAACCTTTTGAAAAGGTGCTTTTCGCTTTGGGTATTCGAAATATCGGTGAAAATACAGCAGTGCTTTTAGCGAAGCACTTTGGAAGCATTGACAAATTAAAAGATGCCAGCGACGAACAACTTTTGGAAATCAATGGAGTAGGCGAAACGCTGGTTCACAGCATCAGGGAGTTTTTCGCACAATCAGAAAACCTCGAACACATTGCTCGGCTGAAGGCTCATGGATTAAAATTTGAAATCGAGCATCGAGAGGAACAAGTATTAGGAAATGCCTTGGCTGGAAAGCGGATTTTAGCTTCTGGAAAATTGCAAAATTTCAAGCGGGATGAAATCGTGGGTTTCGTTCAGGCTCATGGAGGTCAATATATTTCTTCAGTTTCCAAAAATCTGGACTTCATTATTGAAGGAGAAGAAATGGGACCTAGCAAGAAAGAAAAAGCCATTAAACTGGGCATTCCACTAATATCAGAGGAAGATTTTTTAAAAATGATCCAAAGCAACTAA
- a CDS encoding TetR/AcrR family transcriptional regulator — translation MTKKSSVEGKILDSAYALFLKNGYRHTTMDDIAQSLGMSKKTLYNYFPGKLELLSACFEVLKTKLTAKVETILENRYISFPLKLKSSLTVVATHLAPINPELFEDLREFAPEIWKDLTDYINESAYERFSKLIQQGIDQGLVNPRIPVSLIVMLYAASVQCLLDPKFYEKFPENFQKGMKMPPSDIYDQAISIIYNGILTEEARNEFQNA, via the coding sequence ATGACAAAGAAGAGCTCAGTTGAGGGAAAAATATTGGATTCGGCCTATGCTTTATTCCTAAAGAATGGCTACCGACATACCACCATGGACGATATCGCCCAAAGCTTGGGAATGAGTAAAAAGACCCTTTACAATTATTTTCCGGGGAAGTTGGAATTGCTTTCCGCTTGCTTTGAAGTCTTAAAAACCAAATTGACTGCCAAGGTTGAAACCATTTTGGAGAATCGGTACATCTCTTTTCCACTGAAGTTAAAGTCTTCTTTGACTGTAGTCGCTACCCACTTGGCGCCGATCAATCCTGAACTTTTCGAGGATTTGAGAGAGTTTGCGCCTGAGATTTGGAAAGATCTCACCGATTACATCAATGAGTCTGCTTATGAGCGATTTTCCAAACTGATTCAGCAGGGAATAGATCAAGGATTAGTTAATCCGAGGATTCCTGTGAGTTTGATTGTGATGCTTTATGCTGCTTCAGTTCAATGTTTATTGGATCCAAAATTTTACGAGAAGTTTCCAGAAAATTTCCAAAAAGGCATGAAAATGCCCCCCTCTGATATTTATGACCAGGCCATCAGTATCATTTACAATGGGATTTTGACCGAGGAGGCTCGGAATGAATTTCAAAATGCCTAG
- the metG gene encoding methionine--tRNA ligase, translating into MSNKSFKRYTITSALPYANGPLHIGHLAGCYVPADIYVRYLRSQGRDVAFICGSDEHGVAITIKAAKEGKTPQEVVDFYHEMMKKSFAEFGISFNHYSRTSAKVHHETAQGFFTDLYQKGEFLEQSTEQYYDEEAGQFLADRYIEGTCPKCGNEHAYGDQCEKCGTALSPTELINPRSKLSGRTPVLKETKHWFLDLARYQDFLKKWILEDHAQDWKNNVLGQCRSWLEAGEGLQARSMTRDLEWGIKVPLQDAEGKVLYVWFDAPIGYISSTKEWAAEKEIAWEPYWKDQETKLVHFIGKDNIVFHCIIFPAILKTHGGYVLPENVPANEFLNLEGDKISTSRNWAVWLHEYLEEFPGKQDVLRYVLTANAPETKDNDFTWKDFQGRNNSELVAIYGNFVNRAVVLTQKFFNGIVPERGELTGIDQEVLQDLADFPAKIEASIERYRFREALGLVMDLARMGNKYLADTEPWKEIKTDEARTKTILNIALNIAANLAIVSEPFLPFTAQKLFDLFGLEKGTWSEAGNGELIQANRALGPMGLLFEKIEDETVEKQVQKLLDAKKMNEAANTPVTPMKEIITYDDFAKLDMRVVTVLEAEPMPKSKKLLKLKVDTGLGHRTVLSGVAEHFAPEFLVGRQVTMLINLAPRKMMGIDSEGMILMAEDKDGKLKLLIPHEGTASGSTIS; encoded by the coding sequence ATGAGCAATAAATCATTCAAACGATACACCATCACCTCGGCTTTGCCTTATGCCAATGGTCCTTTGCATATCGGTCACCTGGCCGGATGCTATGTACCTGCTGATATCTATGTTCGCTATCTGAGATCTCAAGGTCGTGATGTGGCATTTATTTGTGGTTCGGATGAACATGGTGTTGCTATCACCATCAAAGCCGCCAAAGAAGGAAAGACGCCTCAGGAAGTGGTGGACTTCTACCATGAAATGATGAAAAAAAGCTTTGCTGAGTTTGGGATTAGTTTCAATCACTATTCCCGGACCTCTGCTAAAGTTCACCATGAAACAGCTCAGGGATTTTTCACCGATCTCTACCAAAAAGGAGAGTTTCTGGAGCAATCTACAGAGCAATATTACGATGAGGAAGCAGGTCAATTTTTGGCCGATAGATACATTGAAGGTACTTGTCCCAAATGTGGCAATGAACACGCCTATGGCGATCAGTGCGAAAAATGTGGAACTGCACTCAGCCCCACTGAATTGATTAATCCACGATCCAAACTCAGCGGAAGAACTCCAGTTCTTAAAGAAACCAAGCATTGGTTTTTGGATTTGGCCCGCTACCAAGACTTTTTAAAGAAATGGATTCTAGAAGATCATGCTCAGGATTGGAAAAATAATGTGTTGGGCCAATGCCGCTCTTGGTTAGAAGCCGGAGAGGGATTGCAGGCTCGATCCATGACTCGTGATTTAGAATGGGGAATCAAAGTGCCTCTTCAAGATGCGGAGGGAAAAGTTCTTTACGTCTGGTTTGACGCTCCAATCGGATACATTTCTTCCACCAAAGAATGGGCTGCGGAAAAGGAAATTGCTTGGGAGCCGTATTGGAAAGATCAGGAGACCAAGCTAGTTCACTTCATTGGGAAGGATAATATCGTATTTCATTGCATCATTTTCCCAGCCATTTTGAAGACACATGGAGGATATGTTCTTCCTGAAAATGTGCCCGCGAATGAGTTTTTGAATTTGGAAGGAGATAAAATTTCCACTTCAAGAAACTGGGCGGTTTGGTTGCATGAATATTTGGAAGAATTTCCGGGTAAACAGGATGTGCTTCGCTATGTCCTTACCGCTAATGCACCTGAAACCAAGGATAATGATTTTACCTGGAAGGATTTTCAAGGAAGAAATAACTCGGAACTGGTGGCGATCTATGGAAATTTTGTCAACAGAGCCGTCGTTTTAACCCAAAAGTTCTTCAATGGAATTGTTCCTGAGCGTGGTGAACTGACGGGTATTGATCAGGAAGTTCTTCAAGACTTGGCGGATTTTCCAGCTAAAATCGAAGCTTCAATTGAGCGATACCGATTCCGTGAAGCCTTGGGTTTGGTGATGGATTTGGCCAGAATGGGGAATAAATACCTCGCCGATACCGAGCCTTGGAAAGAAATCAAAACCGATGAAGCTCGTACCAAGACGATTCTCAATATCGCCTTGAATATCGCCGCCAACTTGGCGATCGTCTCTGAGCCGTTTTTACCATTCACTGCTCAAAAGCTATTTGATTTGTTTGGATTGGAGAAAGGGACTTGGTCTGAGGCAGGAAATGGAGAATTGATTCAAGCCAACCGAGCATTAGGACCTATGGGTTTATTGTTTGAGAAAATCGAAGACGAAACAGTCGAAAAACAAGTGCAAAAATTACTAGATGCCAAGAAAATGAATGAAGCTGCAAATACTCCAGTGACTCCAATGAAGGAAATAATTACCTATGATGACTTTGCTAAATTGGATATGAGAGTTGTCACTGTTTTGGAAGCGGAACCTATGCCGAAATCCAAAAAACTTCTAAAACTTAAAGTGGATACAGGTTTGGGTCACCGAACAGTTTTGAGTGGTGTAGCTGAGCATTTCGCACCAGAGTTTTTGGTAGGAAGGCAAGTGACGATGTTGATCAATTTGGCTCCTAGAAAAATGATGGGCATTGACTCTGAAGGAATGATCTTGATGGCAGAAGATAAGGACGGTAAGCTCAAATTGCTTATCCCTCACGAAGGAACAGCAAGCGGATCGACGATTTCTTAA
- a CDS encoding YitT family protein: MSKELLQIQDASLANRIQLWRRVKDVIFIGIGVVMASIGLKGFLLPNDFFDGGAMGMALLLEIVTPLDLSPLIILVNLPFIYLGYKQLSLRFALKSTLAILALALLVHYIELPVITADKLLIAVFGGFFLGTGIGFAIRGGAVIDGTEVLAISVSRRSSLTVGDFITVFNVFLFIVAAWLVNLETAMYSMLTYFSASRMVDFLINGVEEYLGVMIVSEQSDTIKEKITYDLGRGVTAFKADGGFGEKAKNPDRNVLFCVVTRLEVTRVLTEIEKIDPKAFVIQYPIKDTKGGMIKKRPLH; this comes from the coding sequence ATGTCTAAGGAACTTTTGCAAATTCAAGATGCTAGTCTCGCCAATCGAATTCAGCTTTGGAGACGGGTAAAAGACGTGATTTTTATCGGAATCGGAGTGGTCATGGCCAGTATAGGTCTCAAGGGCTTTTTACTCCCTAACGACTTTTTTGATGGTGGCGCTATGGGAATGGCTTTGCTTTTGGAAATCGTTACTCCCCTAGACCTATCTCCACTGATTATTTTGGTCAACCTGCCTTTCATTTATCTTGGCTACAAGCAACTTTCCTTGCGCTTTGCGCTCAAAAGCACATTAGCAATTTTGGCTCTGGCTCTTTTGGTGCATTACATCGAGCTGCCCGTCATTACCGCTGACAAGTTATTGATTGCAGTTTTTGGTGGATTCTTCCTGGGAACTGGAATTGGATTTGCGATTCGTGGAGGTGCAGTGATTGACGGGACTGAGGTATTGGCCATCTCCGTTTCCAGAAGATCCAGTTTGACAGTAGGAGATTTTATCACCGTCTTCAATGTATTTCTATTTATCGTCGCAGCTTGGCTAGTCAATTTGGAAACTGCCATGTACTCCATGCTTACTTACTTTTCCGCCTCCCGTATGGTGGATTTCCTAATCAACGGAGTGGAGGAATACCTTGGAGTTATGATTGTTTCTGAGCAATCAGACACCATCAAAGAAAAAATCACCTACGATTTAGGACGTGGAGTGACGGCTTTTAAAGCGGATGGTGGATTCGGTGAAAAAGCCAAAAACCCAGACCGAAACGTACTTTTCTGCGTGGTCACCCGGCTGGAAGTAACTCGGGTTTTGACCGAAATTGAAAAAATCGACCCAAAAGCCTTCGTGATCCAATATCCCATCAAAGACACCAAAGGAGGAATGATCAAGAAAAGGCCTTTGCATTAA
- a CDS encoding circularly permuted type 2 ATP-grasp protein — MKIDGYSHGEHYDEMFGSDGEIRPHYQEFAHFLKKTSSKKMHQLQFSANQTQKAMGMTFNVYHDNQGLEKILHLDIIPRIIPNSEWEKLEAGLKQRVKALNLFLQDIYNEQQVIKDGIIPADLILGSKDFLKPCIGMTPPKGIWCHITGTDLVRDKNGEYYILEDNLRCPSGVSYMLESREIIKRAYPQLFNDEGVMPVSDYPTKLLKMLRFLSNKPKPVVGVLTPGIYNSAYFEHSYLALQMGVELVIGQDLTVKDNKVYMQTTKGLEQIDVIYRRIDDSFLDPLAFNPASLLGVPGIFEAYKAGNIAFANAPGTGVADDKAVYAYVPRIIKYYLNEEPILNNVPTYLCREEEDRNFVLENIASLVVKETDAAGGYGMLIGPKATPEEHEKFRNLILQNPKHYIAQPTLSLSTVPCLTEEGIDGRHVDLRPYILYGQEIEVIPGSLTRVALKKGSLVVNSSQGGGSKDTWVLYN; from the coding sequence ATGAAAATAGATGGATATTCACACGGGGAGCATTACGATGAAATGTTTGGGTCAGATGGAGAAATAAGGCCTCACTATCAAGAGTTTGCTCATTTTTTGAAGAAAACCTCTTCTAAAAAAATGCATCAGCTTCAATTCTCGGCCAATCAAACTCAAAAGGCCATGGGAATGACTTTTAATGTGTACCATGACAACCAGGGCTTAGAGAAGATTCTTCATTTGGATATTATTCCTCGAATTATTCCCAATTCAGAATGGGAAAAGTTGGAGGCAGGACTTAAGCAACGCGTGAAAGCCTTGAATCTATTTTTGCAAGACATCTATAATGAGCAGCAGGTCATCAAGGATGGGATTATTCCCGCAGATTTGATTTTGGGATCGAAGGATTTTCTGAAGCCTTGCATTGGAATGACCCCGCCCAAAGGAATATGGTGTCACATTACAGGGACAGATTTGGTTCGGGACAAAAATGGAGAATACTACATTTTGGAGGATAATCTTCGCTGCCCTTCAGGGGTTTCGTATATGTTGGAGAGCAGGGAAATTATCAAGCGTGCCTATCCACAGTTGTTTAATGATGAAGGAGTTATGCCTGTTTCGGATTATCCAACCAAGCTGCTCAAAATGTTGCGCTTCCTTTCGAATAAGCCAAAACCAGTGGTTGGAGTATTGACTCCTGGAATCTACAACTCGGCCTATTTTGAGCATTCCTATCTGGCTTTGCAAATGGGAGTAGAGTTGGTGATTGGCCAAGATCTCACGGTTAAAGACAACAAGGTGTACATGCAAACCACCAAAGGTTTGGAGCAAATTGATGTGATTTACCGCAGGATAGATGATTCATTTTTAGATCCTTTGGCTTTCAATCCGGCTTCTTTATTGGGGGTGCCTGGGATTTTTGAAGCCTATAAAGCGGGTAACATTGCTTTTGCCAATGCTCCCGGAACAGGTGTCGCTGATGATAAGGCAGTCTACGCCTATGTGCCGAGAATTATAAAATATTACCTCAATGAGGAGCCGATTTTAAATAATGTGCCTACCTATCTCTGTCGAGAGGAAGAAGATCGAAATTTCGTCCTTGAAAATATTGCCTCATTGGTAGTTAAGGAAACGGATGCTGCCGGCGGATATGGAATGCTGATCGGCCCCAAAGCTACTCCAGAGGAACATGAAAAATTCCGCAACTTGATTCTCCAAAACCCCAAACATTACATTGCTCAGCCCACCTTGTCTTTATCCACGGTTCCTTGCTTGACTGAAGAAGGGATCGATGGACGTCACGTGGATCTTAGGCCCTATATTCTTTATGGACAGGAGATTGAAGTTATCCCGGGATCATTGACTAGGGTTGCCTTGAAGAAAGGATCGCTGGTGGTTAATAGTTCTCAGGGTGGAGGAAGTAAGGATACTTGGGTTTTGTACAATTAA
- a CDS encoding alpha-E domain-containing protein has protein sequence MLSRVANQIYWLGRYLERAENYARFIDVNFNLMQDLPMDMKEQWLPLVAATGDLDLFNAKHGNFDRQEVMFFLAFDSENPNSMLSAVTKARENARIIRENLSKETWEKVNELYYMLKEGCDKKVWKKEDPRKFFENVKNQILLIYGLADATVARTEGWYFRQLGQMLERADKTSRILDVKYHILLPSALEVGTPLDFLHWTALLKSVTGFNTYRRLYGTIDPSGVVEFLVLNKYFPRSIYFCLKEAEKYLHFISENNSGGFKNSAEKAMGELKSRLEFSEVNDIISLGLHEYLDTLQLKINHISDLIDINFFRLKENKDVPSHFAQ, from the coding sequence ATGCTAAGTAGAGTAGCAAATCAGATCTACTGGTTAGGAAGATACCTGGAGAGAGCAGAAAATTATGCCCGCTTTATTGATGTGAATTTCAATCTGATGCAGGATTTGCCCATGGACATGAAGGAGCAGTGGCTCCCATTGGTTGCTGCTACTGGGGACTTGGATTTGTTTAATGCCAAGCATGGTAATTTTGATCGCCAAGAGGTCATGTTTTTCTTGGCCTTTGATTCTGAAAATCCCAATTCCATGCTATCCGCAGTCACCAAAGCACGGGAGAATGCACGGATTATTCGGGAAAATTTGAGTAAGGAGACCTGGGAAAAAGTGAACGAACTCTATTACATGCTGAAAGAGGGATGTGATAAGAAGGTCTGGAAAAAAGAAGACCCAAGGAAGTTTTTTGAAAATGTAAAGAATCAAATCTTACTGATCTACGGATTGGCAGATGCGACAGTGGCAAGAACAGAAGGCTGGTATTTTCGACAGTTGGGTCAAATGTTAGAGCGGGCAGATAAGACTTCTCGAATTTTAGATGTGAAATACCACATTCTTTTACCTTCCGCTTTGGAAGTAGGAACACCATTGGATTTTCTCCATTGGACTGCTTTGCTTAAATCTGTAACGGGTTTCAATACCTATCGAAGACTTTATGGAACCATCGACCCATCCGGAGTAGTGGAATTTTTGGTATTGAATAAATACTTCCCTAGATCTATTTATTTCTGTCTCAAAGAAGCTGAAAAATACCTCCACTTTATTTCTGAAAATAACTCGGGAGGATTTAAGAATTCGGCTGAAAAAGCCATGGGTGAATTAAAGTCCCGTTTAGAGTTTTCGGAGGTCAATGATATAATTTCTTTAGGCCTTCATGAATATTTGGATACACTCCAACTTAAAATCAACCATATTTCGGATCTCATAGACATCAACTTCTTCCGACTAAAGGAAAATAAGGATGTCCCATCTCATTTTGCACAATGA
- a CDS encoding peptidase: protein MTFCLGIKTKNGIVGLSDTRITSGNETTSSKKVFTVNKKKHSFFIMTSGLRSVRDKAITYFSEMIELKDDNFTKMYQAVNEFGNQVKIVAKEDKAFLEDAGFQFNLFSIIGGQLEHDTEPKLYLLYPQGNWIEIRKGTPFVIIGNTGFGNPVLKRSLTYEDSLDYALKCAFLAFDATRISANDVDFPIDTVVLKNGEYFTKERRFEQKELEHISNFWNNRLKNAIEELPSEALSSAVRDEEQLVQNP from the coding sequence ATGACATTTTGCCTAGGCATAAAAACAAAAAATGGAATCGTAGGGCTTTCGGATACCCGAATTACCTCCGGAAACGAAACCACTTCATCCAAAAAGGTATTCACGGTTAACAAGAAGAAGCATTCCTTCTTCATCATGACCTCAGGGCTCAGGTCGGTACGAGATAAGGCCATTACTTACTTCTCTGAGATGATCGAACTCAAAGACGATAATTTTACCAAGATGTACCAAGCAGTCAACGAGTTTGGAAATCAGGTAAAAATAGTGGCTAAAGAAGATAAGGCCTTTTTAGAAGATGCAGGTTTTCAATTTAACTTGTTTTCGATTATCGGAGGGCAGTTGGAACATGATACCGAACCCAAATTGTATTTGCTTTATCCTCAGGGTAATTGGATTGAAATTCGAAAGGGGACTCCATTCGTAATCATTGGAAATACTGGATTTGGAAATCCTGTTTTAAAGCGATCACTCACTTACGAGGATTCGTTGGATTATGCACTTAAATGTGCCTTTTTGGCCTTTGATGCAACTCGGATTTCGGCTAACGACGTGGATTTCCCGATAGATACAGTGGTGCTAAAAAATGGAGAATACTTCACCAAAGAGCGAAGATTTGAACAAAAAGAATTAGAGCATATTTCAAATTTTTGGAACAACAGACTCAAAAATGCCATCGAAGAATTGCCTTCTGAGGCCTTGAGTAGTGCAGTCCGGGATGAAGAACAGCTGGTTCAAAATCCCTGA
- a CDS encoding transglutaminase family protein, whose translation MLIQVWHHTQYLYESPVSLGIHRLYLYPQHRPYFRIEHQKFEILPHPVGQNFRQDLAGNWYNQSWFTGETESMELTSEWIFKLSKFNPFDFILDKSFEERGWNDPYFQFTYQEQTAFLIPFLQSSPSDQFRDFLQEIKKGSSGLIDFLVNLNQEIHGNWTHQIREESDLWTPIETFTKEQGACRDLAFMQMQMLREIGLAARFVSGYAFNPELEGGHELHAWIEVFLPGAGWVGLDPSLGLFTDHHHIPLACHPDPGRTLPVQGTFAGSSISHLHARVDIRLLNKGR comes from the coding sequence ATGTTAATTCAAGTTTGGCACCATACTCAATATCTATATGAAAGCCCAGTTTCCTTGGGCATTCATCGACTTTATCTCTATCCACAGCATCGGCCGTATTTTCGGATCGAACATCAAAAGTTTGAGATTTTACCTCATCCTGTAGGACAAAATTTCCGTCAAGATTTAGCTGGAAACTGGTACAACCAAAGTTGGTTTACCGGAGAGACAGAATCCATGGAATTGACTTCTGAATGGATTTTCAAATTGAGTAAATTCAATCCATTCGACTTTATTTTAGACAAAAGCTTTGAGGAAAGAGGCTGGAATGACCCTTATTTTCAATTTACCTATCAGGAGCAAACCGCATTTTTAATTCCCTTTCTTCAATCCTCTCCTTCGGATCAATTCAGAGATTTTTTGCAAGAAATAAAAAAAGGATCGTCTGGTTTGATTGATTTCTTGGTCAACTTGAATCAGGAAATTCATGGGAATTGGACCCACCAAATTCGTGAGGAATCTGATTTATGGACTCCCATTGAAACCTTTACCAAAGAGCAGGGCGCTTGTAGAGATTTGGCTTTTATGCAAATGCAAATGCTCCGTGAAATAGGACTGGCAGCCAGATTTGTCAGCGGATACGCTTTTAATCCGGAACTCGAAGGTGGCCATGAACTTCATGCCTGGATCGAGGTATTCCTACCGGGCGCCGGTTGGGTGGGATTGGATCCCAGTTTAGGGCTTTTTACAGATCACCACCACATCCCTTTGGCCTGTCATCCTGATCCAGGGAGGACCTTGCCCGTTCAAGGGACTTTTGCAGGAAGCAGCATCTCACACCTTCATGCAAGGGTAGATATTCGTTTGCTGAATAAAGGCCGATAA